The nucleotide sequence AGCTGAATCTTGCAGTCGGATGATTTCTCTTGAAGTTGATATAATAGATAAGTGCGTTTTTACCGACCCCGGCATCTCCAACAAGAAGCACAGGACGAGATTCCAGAAGAGGATACAGAATGTTTTGCAAATTCCGGATCGTGGAATCCGTTTCCACCAGATCGGAACCTAAAGAGCCGGAGTTATTTCCTAATTTAGACTTAGGTACTTTGATGCCGGCGATTGAAATTGTATCCATGTCCCCAAGATCCGGAAAGTGGAATTCCGAGGCAATCTCATTTCGTTATTTCTGAGAACGATTGGTTGGGAACTCCAACTGATTCACACGGAGACCACTAAGGAATTTCGCACAGAGGCCACGGAGTTTGAAAGAGACTCAGAGTTAGGTTCACACAGAGACACAAAGGCGCGGAGAGGAGTGATGTTGGAGTTCCCACGACAATCCCCCAAACTTATCCTATTCTCTGTGCGCTCTGTGACTCTGTGTGCCAGTATCTTAGTGTCTCATTCTTCTCTGTGTTCTCCGTGGCCTCTGTGCGAAAAAATTCTACTCACAAACTCAATTTCCGTTTGTTCATCAAACGGCTTCTACATTAGCGTATTTATATGAGCCAGAGTACCCTTGATTACGTACTAGCGCAAAGAATCCAAGGTTTGGATTCCTCAGCCATCCGAAAAGCATTCGAACTTGCCGGGACATTAAAAGACCCGATCAACCTTTCCATCGGACAACCTCATTTTCCCTGTCCTCCGAATATTATAGAAGCCGGGGTCAAAGCTCTACGTGACGGAAAAACCGCTTATACATTAACGGCAGGAATTCCGGAACTAAAAGAAGCTCTTTCCCAGAAATACAAACAGGAAAATCAGATCGATTACGCAAGTCCCGATCGGATCTTAGTCACTTCCGGGATCAGCTCCGCGTTTTTATTACTATTCAATTCACTTCTGAACGAAGGAGATGAGTGTCTAGTCGTTACTCCTCACTTCTTGATGTATCCTGCTTATATCAAAATTTACGGCGGAAAGATGCATACCGTTTCCGAAGATTTCCAACCGGAAGACCTGAACGCATTCAAGGATAAGAAGTTGAAGATCATCATTTTCTCCACTCCTTCCAATCCGACCGGAACAGTTTTAACTAAAAAACAACTAGCTGCACTTGCAGAACTCGCGGAAAGAACGGGAGCCTATCTCATCTCCGACGAGATCTACGAGAAGTTCGACTACGATAAATCATTCTTATCCGTCGGGTCTTTTTATGAAAGAGCGATCACTCTTTCCGGATTTTCCAAAACCTATAGTATGACCGGACTTAGACTCGCATCCATAGTCGCTCCTGCTCCTATTATAAAAACATTAACCACTTTGCAACAATACACTTTGGTTTGTGCACCTTCCGTCACCCAATGGATGGGAATTGAGGCGCTCAAAACGGAAATGCAACCTTATATCGACGATTATAAGGAAAAAAGGGATTATGTTTACGAAAATCTAAAAGACCATTACCAACTGAAAAAAAGCGGGGGTGCGTTCTACTTCTTCTTAAAAATAAAGGAGAAGGACGACGATTTTATCGTACGAGCGGTAAAGGAAAAAAGCCTGATCCTCGTGCCCGGTTATATATTTGTAGATTCCAAAGAATATATCCGTATCAGTTTTGCTTCCGAATGGGAGAATCTGAAACGAGGTATAACCGCCCTAAAAGAATTGGCTTCTTAAGAGAATATTTTGGCGGAGTACTATAACGAATTCCCAAGTTTACTCTTCTTTATATGGATAGGAGGCGTATTAGTCTCCTTTTCTATGGGAAGTTTTTATTCTACCCTGGCTTATAGGATCCTCAGATTTTATTATGGAAAAGAAAGAAAAATCGGCTCCAAACTTTTTAGACTTAAAAAGATCCTAATAGAACCTTCTGCCTGCGAGTCTTGCGGGACAAAGATCAAAGGAGCCGCTATCATTCCGGTATTCGGATATTGGATCTCCAAAAAAGAATGTAGTAACTGCAAGGCCCCGATCAATCCTCTATACTCTCTTGCGGAGGCGGTATTCGGATTATTATTCGTAGTTTCTTTTCTCTTTTCCGGAAAATTACTCGGAAGTTTTACATTCGTAGCCTTATGCGGACATTTGCTCATAGCGGCAAGTACCGACTTTAAAAAATTTTCCTTAGATTATGAAAATTTGCCCTTCATTCTTCTGTTTGGAACCTTAGCAAATTATCTACTATTCGATTCTGTTCCTGGCAAAACCGAATTAATCGTGTATGTTTCTTTCTCCGCCGTATTCTTTTTAGTGTATTTTATCTTTCCTACAGGAATGGGATTTGCGGACGCAATATTCGCGCCTGCATTCGCATTCTTATGCACCCATCCTTGGTGGATTTTTTTCTTAAACTCTTCTTACGGGATTGCGATCATAGTAACGGTACTAAAAAGAAAAAAAGGAGAGACCTTAAGGCAAGTCCCGATCCCGATGGGTGTATATTTTTCGATCGGACTAGCATTGACATTTCTGGCTAGAATGTTTTCAAATTCGGGTTTACTTCCCAACTGGGCGGATCTCATTCTATAGCAGTATGCAAAATAAGATCTCCGATATTCGAAACGAATATAGCAAAGCTTCTCTGGACGAAAAAGATATAGCAGATTCTCCCATCGATTTTTTTAAAACTTGGTTCGACCAAGCGGTCCGTTCCGAAGTCAGAGAGCCGACCGCAATGACTTTAGCGACTGTCCGAAAAGACGGAATGCCCGATGCAAGGATCGTTCTACTCAAAGGGATCGAAAAAGAGGGCTTCCAGTTTTATACCAATTATGCTAGCGCCAAAGGAAAAGAATTGGATTTTAATCCCAATGCTTGCCTTGTTTTTTTCTGGGCTGAATTAGAAAGACAGGTCCGTATCAGAGGAAAAATCTCCAAGGTTTCCAGGCAAAATTCGGAAGAATATTTCCACTCTAGACCTTTCGCAAGCCAAATCGGCGCACTTGCTTCTTCTCAAAGCGATCCGATAGATGACAGATCTATTTTAGATAAACATTATGAAGAACTAAAACTAAAATACGAAGGAAAAACAGTTCCCCTGCCTGAAAACTGGGGGGGATATATATTGGAAGCTTCTGAAATGGAATTTTGGCAAGGGCGAAGAAGTCGCCTACATGATCGGGTCTTATTCCGAAAAGTAGGCGCCGCTTGGACAAAAACCAGACTACAACCTTAGTTTAGTCCGAGTAGATGCCCCATTCTCATTTTTTTAGTGAATAAATAATGGTGATTATTCCCCGTAGGTTTGATCTCGATAGGGATACGATCCGTAACTTCCAGACCGTAACCTTCCAAACCCACGATCTTACGAGGATTGTTGGTTAGAAGTTTCATCTTACCGACACCAATGTCTTTCAAGATCTGAGCGCCCACTCCGTATTCTCGGAGATCGGGAGCAAACCCCAATTTCTCGTTTGCCTCTACAGTATCCAAACCTTGGTCCTGCATATTATAAGCCTTGAGCTTATTGATAAGACCGATCCCTCTACCCTCTTGTCTCATATAAAGAAGGATCCCCTTCCCTTCCTGAGCGATCATAGATAGAGCGGAATGGAGCTGAGGTCCACAATCGCAACGTCCGCTTCCAAAAATATCCCCGGTAAAACACTCGGAATGTACACGGACCATTACAGGTTCGTCTTTATCAATTTTACCTTTTACTAATGCAACATGGACCTTATCGTCTATGATGGTAGAATATGCTCTGACGGAAAAATCCCCATACTCGGTAGGAAGAGTTGTCTCCACTTCCAGATGGATTAAATTTTCCTTTTTCCTTCTGTAACGGATCAGATCCTCGATGGTGTAAATATTTAGTCCGTGTTTCTCTGCGAATTTTTCCAGATCAGGAAGACGAGACATGGTTCCGTCATCGTTCATAATCTCGCAAATCACCGCGGCAGGATAAAGTCCCGCAAGTTTTGACAGATCCACCGAAGCCTCGGTATGACCCGCTCTTCTGAGCACTCCTCCGGAAACGGCCTGTAAAGGAAATAAATGACCGGGTTTCATCAGGTCGCCCGGAGTAGTATTCGGATCAATCAGGACTTGGATGGTAGTAGCTCTATCCTGGGCGGAAATCCCGGTAGTAGTCCCGTGTTTTGCATCGACGGAAACGGTAAATGCAGTCCCGTGTTTGTCACCTAAACTTAGGTCGTCCACCATTCTGTTCAGGCCGAGTTGCCTGAGTCTGTCCCCCTCCATCGGAAAACAGATGAGCCCCCGTCCGTAGGTGGCCATAAAATTCACCTTTTCTTTGTCGGTGAATTGGGCGGCACAAACCAGATCCCCCTCGTTTTCCCTATCTTCGGAATCAACGAGAATGATCATCTTCCCCGCTTTTATATCTTCGATTGCCTGTTCAATGGAGCCGATCATGATTCCACCTCATCTCTTGGACTGTTTTTTTTCCATGATAAATCCGGGCCAACTCGGAAAAGTGAGACTGATAGTTGGTAAATCGAACCAAGAATACCTGTCGGGGAATAAACTTCCGACCCTCTAATTTCGCACAGAGGTCACTGAGGGGGAAATCGGAAAGTTCTCGATGTAGGAGTTCCTACAACTCTTTCTCTCCGTGCACTCTGTGTTCTCCGTGCGAACCCCTTAGCTGTATTTTCCGAGTTGCTCTAAGTATCTCGCAATCAGGTCTACTTCTAAGTTTACCTTGGCTCCGACTTTCCAGGCTTCGGAGGCGTTTGTGACATGTAGAGTTTCGGGGATTAAAACTAATTCGAATTCTCCCGGCTTGGAATCCACAATAGTGAGAGAGATCCCGTCCACAGTTACACTACCACGGACCGCAAAATATTTGGTGAATGAAGGATCGTGAGAAATTACAAACCTTCTTACATTGCCTGAATCTTTTTCCTCGGAAAGTAGAATCGTCCCCGTTAAATCCACATGGCCGGTCACGAAATGACCTCCCATTCTTGTATGGGGTTGGACTGACCTTTCTAAATTGATCTTTGTCCCGACTTGAAAACTTCCGAAATTGGTAAGTTCCAAAGTTTTGTAAGAAGAATAGAATTCGAATTTGTTCCCATTCTCTTGGAAAGAAGTTACGGTATGACATGCTCCGTTGACCGAAATAGAATCCCCATTTTTTAGGTCAGGATCTTTCCAAACGGTGGCTACTTTAAAAATTTTACCGTCACCTGTGTCTTGGACGGATTCGATTCTTCCGGTACATTCTATCAGTCCTGTGAACATCTTCCCACCCCCCAAAGATCGGAACCGAGTTCGGTCTTCCATTCCATGGAAAATTTCCCTGTCCATTCCGGCAAGATTCCTTTTGGAAAAGAAACAGTATTCGATTGGATCTCTAAGATCGCATCATCATCGATAAGGGCGGGAGAAAAAAGTCTGTATAGAAAATTTCCCCCTTCTACAAGCG is from Leptospira sp. WS58.C1 and encodes:
- a CDS encoding prepilin peptidase; amino-acid sequence: MAEYYNEFPSLLFFIWIGGVLVSFSMGSFYSTLAYRILRFYYGKERKIGSKLFRLKKILIEPSACESCGTKIKGAAIIPVFGYWISKKECSNCKAPINPLYSLAEAVFGLLFVVSFLFSGKLLGSFTFVALCGHLLIAASTDFKKFSLDYENLPFILLFGTLANYLLFDSVPGKTELIVYVSFSAVFFLVYFIFPTGMGFADAIFAPAFAFLCTHPWWIFFLNSSYGIAIIVTVLKRKKGETLRQVPIPMGVYFSIGLALTFLARMFSNSGLLPNWADLIL
- the pdxH gene encoding pyridoxamine 5'-phosphate oxidase → MQNKISDIRNEYSKASLDEKDIADSPIDFFKTWFDQAVRSEVREPTAMTLATVRKDGMPDARIVLLKGIEKEGFQFYTNYASAKGKELDFNPNACLVFFWAELERQVRIRGKISKVSRQNSEEYFHSRPFASQIGALASSQSDPIDDRSILDKHYEELKLKYEGKTVPLPENWGGYILEASEMEFWQGRRSRLHDRVLFRKVGAAWTKTRLQP
- a CDS encoding bifunctional 3,4-dihydroxy-2-butanone-4-phosphate synthase/GTP cyclohydrolase II, translating into MIGSIEQAIEDIKAGKMIILVDSEDRENEGDLVCAAQFTDKEKVNFMATYGRGLICFPMEGDRLRQLGLNRMVDDLSLGDKHGTAFTVSVDAKHGTTTGISAQDRATTIQVLIDPNTTPGDLMKPGHLFPLQAVSGGVLRRAGHTEASVDLSKLAGLYPAAVICEIMNDDGTMSRLPDLEKFAEKHGLNIYTIEDLIRYRRKKENLIHLEVETTLPTEYGDFSVRAYSTIIDDKVHVALVKGKIDKDEPVMVRVHSECFTGDIFGSGRCDCGPQLHSALSMIAQEGKGILLYMRQEGRGIGLINKLKAYNMQDQGLDTVEANEKLGFAPDLREYGVGAQILKDIGVGKMKLLTNNPRKIVGLEGYGLEVTDRIPIEIKPTGNNHHYLFTKKMRMGHLLGLN
- a CDS encoding pyridoxal phosphate-dependent aminotransferase, translating into MSQSTLDYVLAQRIQGLDSSAIRKAFELAGTLKDPINLSIGQPHFPCPPNIIEAGVKALRDGKTAYTLTAGIPELKEALSQKYKQENQIDYASPDRILVTSGISSAFLLLFNSLLNEGDECLVVTPHFLMYPAYIKIYGGKMHTVSEDFQPEDLNAFKDKKLKIIIFSTPSNPTGTVLTKKQLAALAELAERTGAYLISDEIYEKFDYDKSFLSVGSFYERAITLSGFSKTYSMTGLRLASIVAPAPIIKTLTTLQQYTLVCAPSVTQWMGIEALKTEMQPYIDDYKEKRDYVYENLKDHYQLKKSGGAFYFFLKIKEKDDDFIVRAVKEKSLILVPGYIFVDSKEYIRISFASEWENLKRGITALKELAS
- a CDS encoding riboflavin synthase, translated to MFTGLIECTGRIESVQDTGDGKIFKVATVWKDPDLKNGDSISVNGACHTVTSFQENGNKFEFYSSYKTLELTNFGSFQVGTKINLERSVQPHTRMGGHFVTGHVDLTGTILLSEEKDSGNVRRFVISHDPSFTKYFAVRGSVTVDGISLTIVDSKPGEFELVLIPETLHVTNASEAWKVGAKVNLEVDLIARYLEQLGKYS